From bacterium, a single genomic window includes:
- the ligD gene encoding non-homologous end-joining DNA ligase, translating into MWAHLVTRTLARLGLDQRGDAPFPRRPAPMLLQTVPAVFSSPEWSYEPKWDGFRVLAAVKDGSVRLLSRNGHSLTTLFAPVADALRGFPTSVLLDGEVIAITDTGRPDFEALQRRLRAREGSALGHLCYMVFDCLYVNGHALHNRPFEERGRILAELLRVGQSDAVRLTEGFPAAQGARLMKACASMGLEGVVMKRKGSVYRPGYRSPDWLKVPIRRREEFVVGGYLASGPARLSTLIVGQYDRRGKLAYAGMVGTGLSHEMRLAILHDLQGTHRKTCPFAPPPVLRDHFGELRTDLPPHWVRPSLVVDVEYRQRRKDGLRHAALKGIRPEKKPGQIRRSALGDRGLF; encoded by the coding sequence ATGTGGGCTCACCTCGTCACGCGTACGCTCGCCCGCCTGGGCTTGGACCAGCGCGGAGATGCACCCTTCCCGCGTCGACCGGCGCCGATGCTCCTCCAGACGGTCCCCGCCGTATTCTCGTCTCCGGAGTGGTCCTACGAGCCGAAGTGGGACGGGTTCCGGGTCCTCGCGGCCGTCAAGGATGGCTCGGTCCGGCTCCTCTCGCGCAACGGGCACTCCCTGACGACCCTCTTCGCACCGGTCGCCGATGCGCTGCGCGGTTTCCCGACCTCGGTCCTGCTGGACGGAGAGGTCATCGCCATCACGGACACGGGCCGGCCGGACTTCGAGGCGCTCCAGCGGCGGCTCCGGGCGCGGGAGGGGAGCGCCCTCGGTCACCTGTGCTACATGGTGTTTGATTGCCTGTACGTGAACGGGCACGCATTGCACAACCGTCCATTCGAGGAGCGAGGGAGGATTCTGGCGGAGTTGCTGCGGGTCGGTCAGTCCGACGCCGTGAGGCTCACCGAAGGGTTCCCCGCCGCGCAGGGCGCCAGGCTGATGAAGGCCTGCGCCTCGATGGGGTTGGAAGGCGTCGTGATGAAGCGGAAGGGGAGCGTCTACCGGCCCGGCTACCGCAGCCCCGACTGGCTCAAGGTCCCGATCCGGCGCCGCGAGGAATTTGTGGTCGGGGGGTACCTGGCCAGCGGCCCCGCCCGCCTCAGCACGCTGATCGTCGGACAATACGACCGCCGAGGGAAGCTCGCGTACGCCGGGATGGTGGGGACGGGCCTGTCGCACGAGATGCGCCTGGCCATCCTGCACGACCTCCAGGGGACCCACCGAAAGACCTGTCCCTTCGCTCCCCCTCCGGTGTTGCGCGATCATTTCGGAGAACTCCGCACGGACCTCCCGCCGCACTGGGTGCGGCCGAGCCTTGTGGTCGACGTCGAATACCGGCAGCGGCGGAAGGATGGGTTGCGTCACGCCGCGCTGAAGGGGATCAGGCCCGAAAAGAAGCCGGGCCAAATCCGACGCTCGGCCCTGGGCGATCGTGGGTTGTTCTGA
- a CDS encoding GntR family transcriptional regulator: MDGSRPSPALKLSRHSLADGVRESLVQAVLDGQFAPGDRVIEANIARDLDVSRGPIREAFHELAELGLLVLTPHRGARVTALTPQDAYEIYSLMVITERLAFRLVTRRMSEALLAALRDALRAMRTAAEQGDILGVARADLQFTDTLFQHTAHRRLQRFWQGLKFQSYLLVRDYASRVYPSLPAVVAHHTRIVHLLEHARWDQLLAYLEENGERIEARLLESSDVVGAPTGYPP, translated from the coding sequence ATGGATGGAAGCCGTCCTTCCCCTGCCCTTAAATTGTCGCGGCACTCGCTCGCTGATGGAGTCCGCGAGTCCTTGGTCCAGGCCGTCCTCGACGGGCAATTCGCCCCCGGCGACCGGGTGATTGAGGCAAACATCGCCCGGGACCTCGATGTGAGCCGCGGTCCGATCAGGGAAGCGTTTCATGAACTCGCCGAACTGGGTCTCCTGGTCCTCACTCCCCACCGAGGAGCCCGCGTGACGGCACTCACGCCGCAGGACGCCTACGAAATCTACAGCCTGATGGTGATCACCGAACGATTGGCGTTTCGGCTGGTGACCCGCCGAATGTCCGAAGCGTTACTGGCAGCTCTTCGAGATGCCCTGCGGGCGATGCGGACGGCAGCGGAGCAGGGTGATATCCTTGGCGTCGCTCGCGCTGATCTGCAATTCACCGATACACTCTTCCAGCATACGGCCCATCGCCGCCTGCAACGCTTCTGGCAGGGTTTGAAGTTTCAAAGCTACCTCCTGGTCAGGGATTACGCGAGCCGTGTCTATCCTTCGCTCCCCGCCGTCGTGGCGCATCACACGAGAATCGTGCACCTGTTGGAGCATGCCCGGTGGGATCAACTGCTCGCCTATCTGGAGGAGAACGGCGAACGCATCGAAGCGCGGTTGCTGGAATCCTCGGATGTCGTCGGCGCCCCTACGGGGTATCCGCCGTGA
- a CDS encoding MaoC family dehydratase: MTGSEHRLGDGYLEDFQVGQQFGSGTYAVTAEAIMTFARMFDPQPFHLNAETAKTTVFRGLAASGWHTAAMTMRLIVDSEFKPAGGILGVGVDELRWLKPVRPDDLLRVESEVLETRPSTSRPDRGVLKTRHTTYNQKGEAVQVMVSVLLVPRRPVGPA; encoded by the coding sequence ATGACCGGGAGTGAGCATCGGCTCGGTGACGGCTATCTCGAGGATTTTCAGGTCGGGCAGCAGTTCGGTTCCGGGACCTATGCCGTGACCGCAGAGGCGATCATGACATTCGCCCGAATGTTCGACCCGCAGCCGTTTCACCTCAATGCGGAAACCGCAAAGACCACGGTGTTTCGGGGTTTGGCCGCCAGCGGCTGGCACACGGCGGCGATGACGATGCGGCTCATCGTCGACAGCGAATTCAAACCCGCTGGCGGCATCCTGGGGGTGGGGGTGGACGAACTGCGGTGGCTCAAGCCCGTCCGTCCCGACGATCTCCTTCGCGTGGAAAGCGAGGTGCTTGAAACGCGGCCTTCCACTTCCCGGCCCGATCGCGGCGTCCTCAAGACCCGCCACACCACCTATAACCAGAAGGGAGAGGCCGTCCAGGTCATGGTGTCCGTCCTGCTTGTGCCGAGGCGGCCCGTTGGGCCGGCCTGA